A single genomic interval of Nonomuraea rubra harbors:
- a CDS encoding ATP-binding cassette domain-containing protein produces MKAIETRGLVKVFGANRAVDGVDLAVPAGCVSSVLGPNGAGKTTLIRMIATLIRPDGGTARVLGHDVTTEAAQVRARVALTGQFASLDEDLTGLENLTLLARLRGHRGRAARRRATDLLEAFDLGPAARREVKTYSGGMRRRLDIAGSLVVRPALLMLDEPTTGLDPRTRGQVWQSVRALVGAGTTVLLTTQYLEEADQLADRIAVVDHGRVIAEGTSGRLKSLVGAGALRVRVSDSADRPEVARLLGAMLGADPVLEPDPAALSLRVDEPAAVASALAAVTGRGLALGEYALAQPSLDEVFLALTGKPADGTAPGHAEAST; encoded by the coding sequence ATGAAGGCGATCGAGACCCGCGGCCTGGTCAAGGTCTTCGGCGCCAACCGGGCGGTCGACGGCGTCGACCTGGCCGTGCCCGCCGGTTGCGTCTCCTCCGTGCTCGGCCCGAACGGGGCGGGCAAGACCACCCTGATCCGGATGATCGCCACCCTGATCCGCCCCGACGGCGGCACCGCCCGCGTGCTGGGCCACGACGTCACCACCGAGGCGGCCCAGGTCAGAGCCCGCGTGGCGCTCACCGGCCAGTTCGCCTCCCTCGACGAGGACCTGACCGGGCTGGAGAACCTCACCCTGCTCGCCCGCCTGCGCGGGCACCGCGGCCGAGCGGCCAGGAGGCGCGCCACCGACCTGCTGGAGGCCTTCGACCTGGGCCCGGCCGCCAGGCGGGAGGTGAAGACGTACTCCGGCGGCATGCGGCGCAGGCTGGACATCGCCGGCTCGCTCGTCGTCCGCCCCGCCCTGCTGATGCTCGACGAGCCGACGACCGGCCTGGACCCGCGCACCCGCGGCCAGGTGTGGCAGAGCGTGCGGGCGCTCGTCGGCGCCGGCACCACCGTCCTGCTCACCACGCAGTACCTGGAGGAGGCCGACCAGCTCGCCGACCGCATCGCCGTCGTCGATCACGGCCGCGTCATCGCCGAGGGCACGAGCGGCCGGCTGAAGTCCCTGGTCGGCGCCGGGGCGCTGCGGGTGCGGGTGAGCGACAGCGCCGACCGGCCGGAGGTCGCCCGCCTCCTGGGGGCGATGCTCGGCGCGGACCCCGTACTGGAGCCGGATCCCGCCGCGCTCTCCCTGCGGGTGGACGAACCGGCCGCGGTCGCGAGCGCGCTGGCGGCCGTTACCGGACGCGGGCTCGCCCTCGGCGAGTACGCGCTGGCCCAGCCGAGCCTCGACGAGGTGTTCCTGGCGCTCACCGGCAAACCGGCCGACGGCACCGCGCCCGGCCACGCGGAGGCCTCGACGTGA
- a CDS encoding ABC transporter ATP-binding protein, translated as MKALEADRLGKRYRTRWALREATFELPAGARCALVGPNGAGKTTLLNLVTGLLAPTTGGIRVLGRPLELSRVAFVAQDKPLYRRWSVADLLRFGAATNPRWDRHAATSFLHAYDIPVRERADRLSGGQRTLVALALAAGKRADLLVLDEPLAELDPLARLQVMDVVRGLDATVLLSSHILADLAGVCDHLILLGAGRVRLCGAFTDLLASRPATTMEDLVLDHLRNPGLPR; from the coding sequence ATGAAAGCTCTGGAAGCCGACAGGCTGGGCAAGCGGTACCGCACGCGCTGGGCGCTGCGCGAGGCCACGTTCGAGCTGCCCGCCGGGGCGCGGTGCGCGCTGGTCGGGCCGAACGGTGCGGGCAAGACCACACTGCTGAACCTGGTGACCGGGCTGCTGGCGCCCACCACCGGCGGCATCCGCGTGCTCGGCCGGCCGCTGGAGCTGTCCAGGGTGGCGTTCGTGGCGCAGGACAAGCCGCTGTACCGGCGGTGGAGTGTGGCCGACCTGCTGCGGTTCGGCGCCGCGACCAACCCCCGGTGGGACCGGCACGCCGCCACCTCGTTCCTGCACGCGTACGACATCCCCGTCAGGGAGCGGGCGGATCGCCTGTCCGGCGGGCAGCGCACCCTGGTGGCGCTCGCCCTGGCCGCCGGCAAGCGGGCCGACCTGCTGGTGCTGGACGAGCCGCTGGCCGAGCTGGATCCGCTGGCGCGCCTCCAGGTGATGGACGTGGTGCGCGGCCTGGACGCCACCGTCCTGCTGTCGTCGCACATCCTCGCCGACCTGGCCGGGGTGTGCGATCACCTGATCCTGCTCGGCGCCGGCCGGGTCCGCTTGTGCGGCGCCTTCACCGACCTGCTGGCCTCCCGGCCGGCCACCACCATGGAGGACCTCGTGCTCGACCACCTGCGCAACCCCGGACTCCCCCGGTGA
- a CDS encoding AraC family transcriptional regulator: MGADDPGQEPRHHGGWEVAAATAAHAVPGVRMAGFRDRSGGTFEERVPPGPAIAIVIDCTPGSLEPFSSGAIEGGLVAGIAPTAVRVAGSAIDCVELQVDPTAAQALLGVAPRELNGAPLDLAAIWGRDAVRLRSRLIETRSWDDRFALVRDALTRRRRSPARVDPEVADAWRRITASRGRVLIGDLPGLYGWSRTRFWSRFTSQIGVSPKRAATIVRFDLALRRLGTSAGVAEVAAELGYADQSHLHREVLRFAGRTPGSIAADPLWTVDSVAWTRAHAA; encoded by the coding sequence ATGGGAGCGGACGACCCCGGGCAGGAGCCGCGCCACCACGGCGGCTGGGAGGTGGCGGCCGCCACGGCGGCGCACGCCGTCCCCGGCGTCAGGATGGCCGGCTTCCGCGATCGCTCCGGCGGGACGTTCGAGGAGCGCGTCCCTCCCGGTCCGGCGATCGCGATCGTGATCGACTGCACCCCGGGCAGCCTCGAACCGTTCAGCAGCGGCGCCATCGAGGGCGGCCTCGTCGCCGGCATCGCCCCGACCGCCGTCAGGGTGGCGGGGAGCGCCATCGACTGCGTCGAGCTCCAGGTGGATCCGACGGCCGCGCAGGCCCTGCTCGGCGTGGCGCCGCGCGAGCTCAACGGCGCGCCGCTGGACCTGGCCGCGATCTGGGGGCGCGACGCCGTCCGGCTGCGTTCGCGGCTGATCGAGACGCGGTCCTGGGACGACCGGTTCGCGCTGGTCCGCGACGCCCTCACCCGGCGCCGCCGTTCCCCGGCGCGCGTCGATCCCGAGGTGGCCGACGCGTGGCGGCGGATCACGGCGAGCCGCGGGCGAGTGCTGATCGGCGACCTGCCCGGCCTGTACGGCTGGAGCCGCACGCGGTTCTGGAGCCGGTTCACCTCGCAGATCGGTGTCTCGCCGAAGCGGGCGGCCACGATCGTCCGGTTCGACCTGGCGCTTCGCCGGCTCGGCACCTCTGCGGGGGTCGCCGAGGTCGCCGCGGAGCTCGGCTATGCCGACCAGTCGCACCTGCATCGCGAGGTGCTCCGGTTCGCCGGCCGCACCCCGGGCTCGATCGCCGCCGACCCGCTGTGGACGGTCGACAGCGTCGCCTGGACGCGGGCGCACGCCGCCTGA